Proteins co-encoded in one Sporosarcina sp. FSL K6-1522 genomic window:
- a CDS encoding cysteine desulfurase family protein: MTTIYLDHAATTPVHPAVSATYIKQLEAIFGNPSSIHSYGREARKWLDTARKTLAQSIHATPAEIIFTSGGTEADNMAIFGTVAAMKGKGNHIITTTVEHHAVLNPCKQLELLGYEVSYVGVDANGQISVEQVKQALTDQTVLVSVMYGNNEVGTIQPIREIGELLKGHQAKFHTDAVQAYGLVPLDVDELGVDLLSVSAHKLNGPKGIGFLYQRKGAETIPVLFGGEQERKRRAGTENLPAIIAFAEAVTIAQQAMQHNIVQYTNYAKILTDVFDAQGVIYEVNVDADMEKLPHIANISFPGTDIESLLVNLDMAGIAVSSGSACTAGSLDPSHVLTAMFGEGSPKLRNSVRFSFGLGLDEKTMTEAAETTATIVKRLVK; encoded by the coding sequence ATGACGACAATTTATTTGGATCATGCAGCGACGACACCGGTTCATCCGGCAGTAAGCGCTACGTATATCAAACAGCTGGAAGCGATTTTTGGCAATCCTTCTAGCATTCATAGCTATGGCAGAGAAGCACGGAAATGGTTAGATACGGCAAGAAAAACGTTGGCACAATCCATTCATGCGACACCGGCTGAAATTATTTTCACGTCAGGTGGGACAGAAGCGGATAATATGGCGATTTTCGGAACTGTTGCGGCTATGAAAGGCAAGGGAAACCATATTATTACGACAACAGTTGAACATCATGCGGTCTTAAATCCCTGTAAACAGCTTGAATTGCTTGGGTACGAGGTCAGTTATGTGGGTGTGGATGCCAACGGACAAATTTCTGTTGAGCAAGTGAAACAGGCATTGACGGATCAAACCGTTCTTGTCTCCGTTATGTATGGCAATAACGAGGTGGGGACCATCCAGCCAATTCGTGAAATTGGCGAGCTGTTGAAAGGGCATCAAGCGAAATTTCACACGGATGCCGTACAAGCGTATGGGCTTGTGCCACTTGACGTGGATGAACTTGGTGTGGATTTACTCTCTGTTTCAGCTCATAAATTAAACGGCCCGAAAGGCATTGGCTTTTTATATCAACGAAAAGGCGCAGAGACGATACCGGTTCTTTTCGGCGGCGAGCAGGAACGAAAACGTCGAGCAGGTACAGAAAACCTTCCCGCAATTATCGCTTTTGCAGAGGCGGTAACCATTGCACAACAAGCTATGCAGCATAACATTGTGCAGTATACAAACTATGCAAAAATCTTAACAGATGTTTTCGATGCACAAGGCGTTATTTACGAAGTGAATGTTGACGCTGATATGGAGAAGTTACCGCATATTGCGAATATTAGTTTCCCAGGAACAGACATCGAATCGTTACTTGTTAATCTTGATATGGCAGGGATTGCGGTATCGAGCGGTTCGGCATGCACGGCGGGTTCACTAGATCCATCGCATGTTCTGACTGCAATGTTTGGCGAAGGTTCGCCTAAGCTCCGCAACTCGGTGCGTTTTAGCTTTGGACTTGGGTTGGATGAAAAAACGATGACAGAAGCAGCAGAAACGACTGCTACTATCGTCAAACGACTTGTGAAATGA
- the mnmA gene encoding tRNA 2-thiouridine(34) synthase MnmA: MRTTKAPADTRVVIGMSGGVDSSVAALLLKEQGYDVIGIFMKNWDDTDEFGVCTATEDYEDVISVCNEIGIPYYAVNFEKQYWDKVFTYFLEEYKAGRTPNPDVMCNKEIKFKAFLEHAMSLGADYLATGHYAQVVEVEGGVSMLRGKDENKDQTYFLNQLTQDQLQKVMFPIGHMDKSLVREKAVEAGLTTATKKDSTGICFIGERNFKEFLGQYLPAQPGDMKTMDGEVVGRHDGLMYYTIGQRHGLGIGGAGDPWFVLGKDLASNALLVGQNFYNDALFSDSLTAIDVGFSTVRELPEKFSCTAKFRYRQPDTKVTVERTGDGTAIVRFAEPVRAITPGQAVVFYDGDECLGGGTIDTVIKNGKQLEYVG, from the coding sequence ATGAGAACAACAAAAGCACCAGCGGATACACGCGTCGTTATCGGAATGTCAGGCGGGGTCGACTCGTCCGTTGCGGCACTTCTATTAAAAGAACAAGGCTATGATGTCATTGGCATCTTCATGAAAAACTGGGATGATACAGACGAATTTGGCGTCTGTACAGCAACAGAGGATTATGAAGATGTCATTAGCGTGTGCAATGAAATCGGTATTCCATACTACGCGGTCAATTTTGAAAAACAATATTGGGATAAAGTCTTTACGTATTTTCTCGAAGAATATAAAGCAGGCCGCACACCAAATCCAGACGTCATGTGTAATAAAGAAATTAAGTTCAAAGCATTCCTTGAGCATGCGATGAGCTTAGGTGCAGATTATTTGGCAACGGGCCACTATGCGCAAGTTGTGGAAGTTGAAGGCGGCGTTTCGATGCTGCGTGGGAAAGATGAAAATAAAGATCAAACGTATTTCCTCAATCAACTGACGCAAGATCAATTGCAAAAAGTCATGTTCCCGATCGGGCATATGGACAAAAGTTTAGTGCGTGAAAAAGCAGTTGAAGCAGGACTGACGACTGCAACGAAAAAAGATTCTACAGGCATTTGTTTCATTGGTGAGCGTAATTTCAAGGAGTTTCTTGGACAATACCTACCAGCTCAACCAGGGGATATGAAGACGATGGATGGTGAAGTGGTTGGTCGTCATGATGGGTTGATGTACTATACAATTGGTCAACGTCATGGTCTTGGAATCGGTGGAGCGGGTGATCCTTGGTTTGTTTTAGGGAAAGACTTGGCATCGAATGCATTATTGGTCGGACAAAATTTCTACAATGATGCCCTATTTTCCGATAGCCTGACGGCGATTGACGTTGGCTTTTCAACGGTGCGGGAACTCCCAGAAAAGTTTAGCTGTACCGCCAAATTCCGCTACCGACAACCAGATACAAAGGTAACAGTCGAGCGCACAGGAGATGGTACGGCGATTGTACGCTTTGCAGAGCCGGTTCGTGCGATTACACCAGGACAGGCTGTTGTATTCTATGATGGCGATGAATGTTTGGGCGGCGGTACGATTGATACAGTCATTAAAAATGGTAAACAACTTGAATATGTTGGGTAA
- a CDS encoding Rrf2 family transcriptional regulator, whose amino-acid sequence MKISTKGRYGLTIVVELGNKYGEGPVPLRKIAEEQTLSEAYLEQLIPPLRNSGIVKSVRGAYGGYMLAKPPTEITAGDVIRILEGPIQLVEGLEESDIPQQELWNRIGEAVRSVLDTTTIQHLMESGKNTDRDSYMFYI is encoded by the coding sequence ATGAAAATTTCAACTAAAGGTCGCTATGGATTGACAATCGTTGTAGAGCTCGGCAATAAATACGGAGAAGGTCCTGTACCACTGCGAAAAATCGCCGAAGAACAGACGTTATCTGAAGCATATTTGGAACAGTTGATTCCACCACTACGTAATAGCGGAATCGTGAAAAGTGTCCGCGGCGCATATGGCGGTTATATGTTGGCCAAGCCACCGACAGAAATTACAGCAGGGGATGTCATTCGTATTTTGGAGGGACCTATTCAGCTTGTCGAAGGACTTGAAGAATCGGATATTCCACAACAAGAGTTATGGAATCGAATTGGAGAAGCGGTGCGCAGTGTATTGGATACAACAACGATTCAACATTTGATGGAATCAGGTAAAAATACAGACCGCGATAGTTATATGTTTTACATTTAA
- a CDS encoding tetratricopeptide repeat protein, which yields MEYNEIGIAALQDGEYEKAVESFVKAVEEEPKNALGYINLGNVFASLGDAEKAEPFFQKAITLDAEAGTAYYGLANLYYNKERYEEAAKLYETAIRQGIDAADAYFMLGKSLERSSNEKLALPYLQRAAELAPEDLEIRLSYGILLANMELFTEAGNEFRFIIEQDAENADAHYNLGFLYAVSTEQKEDALMHLERAFTIDPEHVQARYIYDMIQLGENEK from the coding sequence ATGGAATACAATGAAATCGGCATTGCAGCATTGCAAGATGGCGAATATGAAAAAGCAGTTGAATCGTTTGTCAAAGCGGTTGAAGAAGAACCCAAAAATGCATTAGGCTACATCAATTTAGGGAATGTTTTCGCTTCTCTAGGAGATGCTGAAAAAGCAGAGCCCTTTTTCCAAAAAGCCATTACGCTAGATGCAGAAGCAGGCACAGCTTATTACGGCCTTGCCAATCTTTATTACAATAAAGAGCGCTATGAGGAAGCTGCAAAGTTATATGAAACAGCAATTCGTCAAGGCATTGATGCGGCGGACGCTTATTTCATGCTTGGTAAAAGTCTTGAACGCTCAAGCAATGAAAAATTGGCGTTGCCGTACTTGCAACGTGCTGCGGAGTTGGCGCCAGAGGATCTTGAAATCCGCTTATCCTATGGGATTTTATTGGCCAATATGGAGCTGTTTACGGAAGCGGGCAACGAGTTCCGTTTCATTATCGAACAAGATGCAGAAAATGCGGATGCTCATTATAATTTAGGGTTTTTATATGCGGTGTCAACGGAACAGAAAGAAGATGCGTTAATGCATCTTGAACGGGCATTTACAATCGACCCAGAACATGTGCAGGCACGTTATATTTACGACATGATTCAACTCGGTGAAAACGAAAAATAA